In Rhodamnia argentea isolate NSW1041297 chromosome 1, ASM2092103v1, whole genome shotgun sequence, the genomic window gGATCGACggtcaatgaacccaaaaataaataaaataaaagcaagatctattgagaaaaaagaaataattatataaaaatcaaaataagtatataaaaataaaaatatataaatatgtataggaaaaaagaattaaaaaagacAGTTTCGAATATGGAAATTCTGTCCCTCTACAATGCTAATAGTTTTTCCTTCACTCCGCCCTAAGACAAATCGTATGCCaatctatttttcatttcattaaatcttgttttactacttttccCCGGGTAAGTTTTGActgacctcttcctttcttcatatcatgctctcggtaacaaacttctgttcttacCGGAGCATGTAGAGATCTTCGAaaaatatgcccaaaccatcttaatctatgttctctcataaTTTTTTGCTACCTGcactactccaacttttcgtcgaatatcttcatttcttatcttatctatcattatatgaccacacatccactTTAACATTCTTTTTccgctactcccattttatactcatgttgcctctgtgctaGCCAACATTCAATTCCATATAGCATTgcataagataaaaaaaatttttttgccaCCTGcactactccaacttttcgtcgaatatcttcatttcttatcttatctatcattatatgaccacacatccactTTAACATTCTTTTTccgctactcccattttataCTCATGGTGCCTCTGTGCTGGTCAACATTCAGTTCCATATAGCATTgcataagataaaaaaaaaattacacttttCATCTCTACATCTTCGTTGCTTTTTTAATCTAGTCCGtacattttatttgttttctagTCCTTATAAAATGCTTGACAGGTCCATTCAAAACAAAACTAGATTAAATCCAACCGACGTGACCGTCGAAAACACCGGAGCACCACCACAAATAGTAAATTGGTGGGAGCAATCCAATACTCTCTTTATCTCTCCAAGCagcccaatattttcttttctctctactTCAAGCTCCGGTGTGCAGAGCGGTATCATTACACGCAAACTTTCttatttagagaaaaaaaaaatggaaaacaaatataaaagacaGTCCAAAAATTTAGCCTTTGTGACCATTTACGTATCTTTTTTaggaaataatttatctttttacTTTCCGATATCATTCACGCGCTCTATTTTTCTATATCCCCGAGTTTTCTGATTAGCGAGGTACGGACACGGACGTCACCCTCACATTCACTATTAGCTAAGTTTGACGTGAATGATATCCGCGAATGGTAATCCATCAATCCAAGACACGCGATCGAAGGAACCATCTCGAGTTGAAGCGGACTTATGGTCGGGGAGATCGTAGATACGGACATGCGAAATGGAAAGAAAACGTATCGCAATTACTTGtgaattttacaaaaatcacaaattttttcttttttttaccagaTTCGCAAGGAAACCTCGTAAATTCTCCAAAAAGGGACAAAAAGTTTACCTACCTCTCCGGGGCTGTTAATTTCGAAGGAAGAAAGGAGGAGAATAATTGCGGTTGCACATTATCCGTAGCAATTCTGGAAGTTATCGGAGGACATCCTCGTCATTGCACACGCCCCGATGGCATTTATCGTTAATAAGCCCGAACAAGAGGGGTAATTCCGCGGAGACAAATCCTATATATCCATGCCCACGCCTTCTTCCTCAGTTCCTCTCTCTCcgtcattctctctctcctcctcctccccttctccctctccccgcccttctctctctctctcccccatctCGCCCAgggacggcggcggcggtccTCCACCGTCGTCCGTACTCCAAGATCCGCCACCCCCGCGCGGCGGTGGCCACTGATTTCTGGATCCGACTTCGTgtgtttttttcctcctccctctTTGATGCTGTCCTGCCCTCTTTCTCCAATCGATttgtataatttattttattttcttgtcttttttgaAGTTTAACCTGTGATTCCTAGTCTTTCTTTttgtccactttttttttttcttccccgactttattctcatcttttttgctctttttttttttgtttaaaagaaaatatttagtttAACGTGCACCACCAGCAGCGGGTCCTCCTTGTGTCGTTTTCCAAAAACCCCCGGTTGTGGACGTTTTCTCGCTTCTCTCCAGATAAGACTGATTTGACGCTTTTGCCCTAAATATCAGGCGTACCGAATTACCCATTTCGCCCTTCCCCATTTTGTCTACGTGGCATGCGTCTGGGGTGGGAGATGAGTTACCACCCCCGTAGGATCTTGCCCCCTGGCGAGACGAGGAAGCGCAAGGAGAGGGAGTCATTTTACACCGCTGCCCCTAGTGCCGTcgccaaaacgacgacgccgaGGCCGCTCTTCAGGCCGGCTCAGGCTCAGGCTCAGCCTCAGGCTCAGGCTCAGGCTACGGCTCCGGCTCAAGCCGCCGGCAAGGCGAAGCCGGCCGGGGAGAAAAGCGACTGCCGGCTCCTGGCCGGCTACATGGCTCACGAGTTCCTGACGATGGGGACGCTGTTCGGGCAGAGTCTCGATCCGGCGCGGCTCGAGGCGGCGCCGGCCTCCGGGAAGCCGGCCGAGCCGAAGAGGGCGAAGCCGGAAGCCGAGCCGACCGGGGAAGCGAAGGAGGAGGGGCACGCGAGCTACGCTGACGTGGCGGGCATCTTGAAGTCAGACGGGGCCCACATCCCGGGGATTGTCAATCCTACGCAACTCGCACGGTGGATTCACCAGACGTGATGCCCTTCGGCCGACGTGGCGCGCTCTTATTGGATGTTTCCGTAGGAGGATTAACAAAGAGGAGGGAAAAACCGACTTCCAAAAGGTGGTGAGTTTCTGTCCCCCCGAAACCAAGTGAAAGCACAGAGGGGCCCCCCACCCCCTCccccttctcctctctctctctctctctcttcaacgtAGTGTTGTAACATGCAAGATATCGTACAAGGTCCGTGCTTTTGTGTCAGGTTACTTCGGAAAGGTCAGGGCTTTGGCTATTTTCGAACGCTTTTTTCCACTGATATCCGTACTGTTGCATGTCTGTTCGATGTGATGTATAGAGCTTCGGGCGACGTACTGTTGTTTCTCGTCGGGCTCTCTGGATTCCGGGATTGTCTGCGCATGCAATGTCTTAGATTCTGTCTGTGTTCTTGGTTGGGTTCTTGGCTGTTCTTCTGTAATCCCGTCGGCCCGACCCATCGCGAAACTCTAAAACGTTTTGACTTCGATAGAAGCTAACGAAATGCGCGACACTTGGCTGTCCATTTTGCACTGTGAATACATCTGAGAAATCCGTCGGTCTCCTTCATGCGGATCGTGTAGTTGTGTGTTCTGCATCTGCATGTCTGTATTTGTGTTTCTCGAGCTTTTTTGGGACGGGAGTGGAGAAGAACATGTGCCCTACGTGAAAGTGTGGGGAAAGTTGGGTAGGTGAGAGGGATCACAGTGGTGGTTCTTAGTTCTCCCATAGCATCGTGTGCGTGTCTTGGTGGGGGAATAGGGCTCGAGCGAATGTTTGGAATTGTCTATTGCACGTCCATTTCATGCAGACTCGTGATCAAAGTTCAAGAGATTTGTCTATGATTGGTTCGAAGAAGTCTCGAGATTCGGAGGATTGCGAATGATATGACTAGTAAATGTGTTCCTCCTCGGGTCAACAAATTTTAGTGTCTAGGAGGAATTACGGTCACTTGTTTTTCGGTACAAGTAGCTAAGGGTTTGTGACTTTTTACTACCGTCCATCTGTTATTGAggattgagaaaaaagaaaattattactGAGGATTTTACTTCTGTTCAATACATAATTGATTCAATctctgataaaagaaaaaagatatatCTTGGTTATATTCCGAatccttgatatttttctccaCTCTAGGCTtggaaaacaaagagaagatgTGTACGAATAATATATGTAGCaacaagaagaagggaaaggatTGAATAGAGGTACTCCCAAACATTTGGAGATCTCGGACGGATCAATATCAATGGCGTTTAGGCTTGATCTCACAAAAGATGCATGAACTAAGCGTCTCCGCATTGTATCTTTCTTTTGCGTGATATCGGAGTCGGATCTATCTGCGACCTTCTTTCAGCCTCGAGTCTTTGTTTTTGTCCGATTTCAAACGCAATTAATCTTCGCTAGTCCTTTTTGTCATGAAGTCGCGATGCTCATTGTCGCCGTCGCCTGATGTTTCGGAATTGGGTTCAAAATATCAACTAAACGAACGGTTGAAAATGGGTTTTTCATGATTATCATGTTGACTTCTTCATCAGCTGTTTTCTTGCAATCAAATCGTCAAACTTTGTTTGGGAGTGCTTTTGGGGCTTTCACTGCTGTGGATTCATCTATAGAACATAGTAACCTCATGGATATATTACATGTGAAAGAGATGAGCTCTGTCTCACTTTGTTTCATTTTACCATTCGGGAAGACTCATCTAAAAACTTTCTCTCGGATAgctcaattttaaaatttcatggaGAAATTAAATATAGCACAACGCACCGACTAATAAAAATTGTTCTCCCGTCCTCTTCCTTCTACAATCACGTAGAAGTTCTCGGGAGTCATCAACCTGTTATCCCCGACGTACCCTTGATCCGTTGAGCGAGAGCCCTTTTGACACCATGTTGGGGTGTACTTATACATCCAACCGACAAGAAAGCACCGGGGTCTAGTGATGGCCTCGGCGAGGGCCTAAGGGGGCAGCAACCCCGAGATGTCAAatagcttttatagtttgacCGTATGTTTTATTGGAAGTTTAGGTTTGAGCGCATGAATAGCTATTGTTATGTACGATtactttctcttgtaattgatggTTGTAACGTAGATGTTAGacatgctaattatagtggaatcatccgtcggatgtagccctagtttaaggatgaatcaagataaaccttatatctcgatttctctttctcacatttattctttatttcgttgtgTTTGTGCGTCTAATCCTAACACACCGGACTCTCGGGTTGATATGGCCGGTCTAATCTAATCAGTTGACTTTTGACTTGCGAAATATATACCTATGTATGTTGTCATTCTAGAAAGCTCAAATGGGTTTACTTGGGAGAAGAAACATGGatcaaaagaaaacagaagaaagaaaggcaGCTCCACCTAGGAAATTTATCCCCTACCTCGCTATTCTATGTTCGAAATGTGGAGTTTTCTAGCAGATTGTAAGTTGTATTGCTATTGCAATataaagtaactttttttaattttccgcAGAGATTCCAATATCTACGTAATTACTaccaataatatatatattttttctcatttatttatcATGGAAATTTCTCAAGCTAAACCTTAAGCTAATGAATCTCAGGATTCCAAATTCATATCTTCTCCCCACAATTGATTCATTCAACTTGCAATATATTCTTCATAGGTTATTACATAAGTCAGATTATCTTTGTTGaagaatttaattaaaattgtccCTCCGCTATGGCTCACACACGGAACAaggtttttgtcctttttctgcTTTAGCAAGGCTTTCGTTGTTGAACTAGAAATTATTGCGGGGACGGGGCAAGCGAGGCGGGGAAATCCACATACCCGCTAGGGTCGGGGAGGAGGTACATAAGTGTGTGCTGCGCGCGGCATGGGCCGAGGATGAGGAATCTCTAATAACAATGGGGTGGGCACAGGGGATGCGACCCCGACATCCGCCTTGCCCCATTGCCATTCCTAATCCGCTCGATCAAAACCAAGTAGAAGGAACTTAgagcacctttttttttttttattggctggaaaaatgataaaatagaAGATATGATTAGTGGATAATTAGGTTGACAAGAGAACATGATCCTTTCGGAGCATCTTAAGAATCTCCCGTGAAAGTAGGTCCGAAGACGTTGGAGTTTGTTGACATGATCAAGACAAGAGGCTTAAAGTTTTCTTGATTGGTGGGGTCCTTGAAGAACGCAATTTGGCTTAGGAGGGCAGGTTTGAAAGTTTGAAACATAATTCCAAGTCACTAAAGAGGGGCTTGAATTCGGCTAATGTGGAACAATGACTCTTGCATTTGAAATTTACTTAAAAAAGGTCagtttattttatgaaaaatgaataatttaaaaaatatattttcttaaacaCGATCatttatatctcttacaaaaatgaatgaacgaaaattaGCTTCATTgtctacaaaaatatttagactaaGTTGTTGTCCACAGTGAAAACAGCTTTCTTCAATTCATTATTTAAAGCGTTGCAAGCAaacgattttaaaaaatatttccaatcattcattttccgaaTATGTGACTCAAATCAAATGTACACCATcctaaaagaggaaaaagacagGTCCTTGTTCATATTATCTTTCTCCGGCTAAGTAATGGAAAACCTTTCTATCGATATATGAATATAATTTCCTTTGATCCGGGAATCACCTTATTAAATCATAGTTTCACCAACCGATCAAGTTATCTAgtgttaataccatgaaaaatctcaaaccgatatacttgtgacaaatttatccaaaactaattttttgatcaccaaaaaccctacACTGATATACCAGTGACAAATATATCCTTTgctaattttcgttaaatttttccGTCAAATTGCTAAGCCAAATGACACGTGGCAGTTGATAGGAGtaccgatttggggtttttaccttccgcttgtcacaagtatatcggtttgaatttttttatagtattaactcaatttaacagaattttttttatcggagaATTTAACATAAGTTaatgaatggaaaattttctacaagtgtaccagtttatgatttttggtggttaaaaaattaacttgagataaatttatctcatgtgtaccaatttgaggttgacttgttttcaattgattttccgacTTTCTTGATAACTTTTCCACTTGATATTAATTCGAGAAGGGGTTTCCGGTTAGCTTGTGAATTGGCGTATTTGCTATTTCGTGTAGAGAAATTCCACGGATAACATTGAACCATTTGATTCCAGtggaaaaattattgaaatagaTTTTAtgattgtcaatttaatcatggAATTTTTAAGTTGGCCAGTGTAATCTGAAATCTTTTAAGGATATTTCAATACAAgctatttggccaatttagtctgaGAAATCTTGACGTGTGGTGATTTAGTAAGTATTGACCATCTAACGTGGTATGACCGGTGCTAACATGGATCACCGGCCATCAAGACTCACCGTTCCCATtgaaaaaaacaacaataaaaTGGAAACCCTAAAATACGCCACTTCCTTTCTGGGTCCATTCCCTGAAGGCCATCGAGTCAGAGCCACGTATAAACCTTAAATTCAATCAACCAGAGgaaaattttcccttgaatCCAATCCCTTCTTGCCATTTCCCTCAAGTAAATTCTTCAACTTTACGATGACCATTGAAACCCAGGtctcggtttgggatttttaagcCTACACTGTTCCTCCGCTGGTCTCTTGCTTAATCCTCAGCTCTTCCTCTCTCTGTCTTGCAGTGGAAGCTTGGCCAATTGCTAATTGTCCTTGGTTCCGGCCAACCAAGCGGATCTGCAGGATTGAATCTCCGGAATCTTCTTCTCAAGCATGCTTTCGATCGTCGACGCACTTCGAGGCCATATGTAGGAGTTGCCATCGGAGAGGTGCAGATTGGCCTGGAGCAGAGATCCATGAGGCCGATGCAGGAGCCGACGGGGCCGAGGGTTAGACTGATGTTGACGGAGACGTTGCCAGCCTCGAGATAGGCATTGACGTTGAGGATGAAGTCCAGCGACGGACTGGAGGGTGGAGTGGGAGCGGGGgagggcgggcgggcgggcgcGAGGGAACTGACGTTGGAAATGGGGATCAGAGGTTGTCTGACGGCGAGGGTGAAGTCCTGGGAGAGGGCCTTGTAGACATCCTCGATCTCGGACTCCTTGGTGCAGGCGAAGTGGCGGAGGTGGTGGAGGAAAGTGTTGGGCTTGCCGGAGGAAAAGGCCTTGCCGACGAAGGGCCGAGTTCCTCGTTGTTGCACCTGGGGGAGGAGATGAGGAGCGGATCCTGCTTGACGGCAATGTCTCCGCCATCCGCGGCCACAGCGGGGACCACCTTGCGCGGTGGCTTGGTGGCGGATTGCATCTTCTACCTCAACGCGGTGTTTGAGAGTATCTCTCTTCTGTGGGGCCATTGaactacaataaaaaaaaatataaagaggtgcaaataaatttaggatttttaggtAAGTTTCTCGATTTCAGTCAATAGACTGATTCACTAATTATGATTTCAAATTTCCGACATGTAAGTAGATAGGCTGGTGATAACATAATcgtcatgttagcaatttctgaTATATTTGAATCGATTAGACTacaatgaaaaatcataaagaagtacaaataaatttaggattctaGTTAAGTTTCTCGATTTCAATAGACCAATTGAGTAATTATGGCTCAAAATGAACATTTCGCGCGTAACATGTGTTGAATGTAATACCAAGATGAAATAGTTGCGCTACCCGCCTCTCCCACCCTTAACGCTGTTACCACCCACGATGAAGACAATTTAATCCATAATATGTAGTTGTAGGGCAATATCTAGATGATCAGTTAACATGTGTTAATATATGAGTTCATGCACCCGAGGATAATTCTTTATTACAAGTTTACAATGAGTGTCTTCTCAACGACGGATAGGGGCTAGCGTTACAGAGGGCCCCTCGCGTCGACCTCCCGAACCTCGAGTTATTTACTTTTAGTATCTTAAAGTTATAGTACGGCAGCCAATTCAGTGCTAAagtttttaattgtgtcaatttagtgttaaatattttgacaacttgctaattcaattctaaacgtctcaattatgtcaattcaatcctaaaccttttgatgatttaccaattcagttctaaatcttttaatgaattatcaataTACTcattccgattaattttgaagtgGCGGTTCGGTTAGAGCCGATAGCCTACATGGCGCGGTTGGCACTTATATGGACTACTTTCaatatttgtttataatttttttctttactttcttttcttcttctcttcatggGATCGCTGGCCTCGTTGGCAACTACCCGAAGGTCGGTGACCTCCGTCAACCCCCGGGTGAGGACCAACGATCACCGCTGGATCTAGGCGAGGGAGTCACGatccctcgctagatccggtgAGGGCCGTGACCCTCACTTGCTGCCACgagggcgtcgcggccctcgccctaGTGTTTCCAGCCCTTGCCCAATGGGTAGCTGTCTCGGCTAGTGGTCAATGACCCCGCCAGCTCTgtgaagaataagaagaaaaaaacaataaaattaaagattaaaaatattagaaagaattttaaaaaattgaaaaactattcacgtcggcgtcggtcgtgccacgtaggacagatGACGCCGATCGAACtaccacatcaacaatttctgGCCTAAATTAGCTGTGATGATTATATTAGTAATTATTTAAaagattaggactaaattggtaaactcttaaaaggtttagaattaaattatcaaattatcaAAGGGTTTAGAACTAAGTCGatacaatttaaaaatttagtATTGAATCCACTGCCCTacaataatttatgatttttttaaactattttccGTAGACTTATATGAGCGCTTTTCCTAGTCTATCCGAGAAAGTAACCAGAAAGTTGTTTAAATAACAGTTGCATGAGCTCTTTTCTATCAAATCATTTCAATGTAAAAACTTACCCGACAGCATGATCTAGTATGAAAAAAGCATGTCAGAGAACAATTATATGATAATGTTGATGTTCTCGCCATAATTTGAAACGGATGTTTGATAATTAGTTGCCCACTGTCGGTTTCCAAACCGGTGTTTGAATTGATAGGTGTTCGTGTAAACGACAAAGTTATAAAGCAATCACCCAAGAGTAATTTCTCGATGTCCTTCGAAATTATCCATAGGAAAAGTAACTCTTATGCTAATAATAAGTGATTTAACCACAAGAGACAAAACTTTTCACATGAAAAATGAAGTGTTAATACATAATCTATTAGTATTAAGTAGATTTTCGCATAGTGGTTATATTGAAAAAATAGTATTAGGGTGTCAACATACCGTAATGGTCAATAACTTTTAATAAGAAAATGTccaattaatcctaaatctatggTAAATATATGAGTTTTGCctatacttttcaattttgtcaagtTAATTCTACACAATTGCATGTGATTCTAATGTAATTCTTCTTAGccaattttgaatgaaaatcgCTAATATGGCGATGTACCACATAGTACGATCGGCGATGATCGGGCTGTCACTTTTGCTACTTTCAAGCAAAATTTAGTCGAAGGACTATATATGGATATTTCCTGCaaagatttagtactaaattagtaaaattgaaaagcttaacATTGAATTGCTATTCGTATAATACATTTAGGATTCATTGGTTAATTTTCCCAACTTTTAACACTATAGAAAAATCTTCCCATGTATGTAAAATGGAAGTGGGTAGGAGATTTCTCACATCAACGGTGGTTAGGGTTTTTCCGGAgtggaaaaattaaattatctaATTAAAATACATTCAATGATAATTCTTCATAAGCCAAGGGTATGAGGACAAAGATCTTGTCATTATAGGCCCATGAAACACCTTGTAAGCTCCATAAGGCGGTAAAATTTAAGTGGTGCCGGTAGACTTGATCTAGAGCAATTTGCATGCGGGTTTTGAGCTATAAATCCCTAAAAGCCTAAACAAAGTCACATCGATCATGACTTGTTACAGTTAATGATTTTCCTACGGAGCTGATAACTTTTTACCGAGAAAACTAACTTTCTACTCGAGACTAAGGAAATCTTTCATATTGGTTAGTTCCGGACATACCGACAAGTCAATGAAATTTCACAGCTGGTAACTGTTTTTTTCCCCCCGATTTTAGCCTAGGGAAGCATAGGAACAACCCTAAGCCTCCCAAAAGACAAAAGCAAGAACCATTTCATATTCACTTTGTTATTTTCCTTAGGTCTTGTCCCAAACCACGTGCACACTTCCTAGCTCTGATGGTAACATCACAGGCTCCCCTGTCACAGTCTGATTGCCCCCACAGGGCCCACACTCCTCCCCCAACACCCcccccaaaagaaaacaaaaaacaaaaaaaaaaggagacattTACTAGTCTTGCATTATTTTCCTCACCACCTaatctatatatttttatatatttttatacatGTGATATATATTGGACATAAAGAACAATAACAGCAGGATTGGGTTGGATATCAGAACAAAAtttttcctgaattttcttttatgtggTTCTTCAAAAGATCTTGATGTTAATCTAATTTCATTCTTCAACAATATCGGACAAGCTGAGATTCCAATGTAATTCTTAAGATGtgatagttttttattttattttatttttcttgaggtcttGGATATTTATTATAACGATCGAAAGTTCATTTTCTAGTTGCCACATCTCActctaaataatttttaataaattgttGATAACTAAAACCCTTCTTCTCGATGCACTTCGTTCTATGGCATCTCCAAGCTAGAGATTTTAAACGAATATATTTTCTTCTCGACTTGTCAATACATCAAATCAACCGTGTGTTTCAAATTCAAGAAACTCATAACAAACAATTTTGTTCGAAGCGGTGGATTGTACCGTGCAGCAGCTGTGCTAGCTTTGAGATGCCACAACTCGTGCGTTTGATAATACATGTTTTGAACCGTAATACATTGAAGTTAGATTACGATAGCTAGGGCTTTTATTTTTGGGGttaaatttaaaagaaagttgagatatatatatatatatatatatatatatatatatatagagagagagagagagagagagagagagagagagagagagagagagagagagatgattacCTAGGTTATGTCACTTCATTCAATCTTGATCCACTTAGGATTGTGGACTAAAAGTACGTGATAACATTGGGCTTACATTTCTTCTTCCCGGCCAAGTTCTTGGGCCTAATTATGTAAAAAACCGAATGTTCTGCATATTATTTTCCCACTAACCAAACTATTTGGTCTTCTTACTAGCCCTCAAATCCTTTTGGGTCCTAGGCCTTTTGTGATTTCATGTCATTCTATGGACCTGAGCAGGTCCTTAAAAGGCTCAAGCGGAAGTAGGGAAATGAACTCCCCGGTTTGTAAAAGGATCTCCCCGCTATGATGGAAGAATATTCCCATAAGTTGTCTCCGTATTCCCCCtctccaaggaaaaaaaatatctgGGGGAGATAGACCCCCTTTGGCTAGTGACTGTTGGGTAGGTAGGTATAGTAGCCTCCCGGGCCTAGGATCATAGAAGGGAGGCTTTGGCTTCTTGCTAGGAGGACCTATGCTTTTACAAGTCCTTGTTCACTTTTGGGCCTAATTATGTAAACAATGAATGTTCAGCATTCTAATTTCCC contains:
- the LOC115743429 gene encoding uncharacterized protein LOC115743429, with amino-acid sequence MRLGWEMSYHPRRILPPGETRKRKERESFYTAAPSAVAKTTTPRPLFRPATAPAQAAGKAKPAGEKSDCRLLAGYMAHEFLTMGTLFGQSLDPARLEAAPASGKPAEPKRAKPEAEPTGEAKEEGHASYADVAGILKSDGAHIPGIVNPTQLARWIHQT